The following are encoded together in the Bradyrhizobium sp. CCGUVB1N3 genome:
- a CDS encoding M20 family metallopeptidase — translation MSSVAHPTMREDAIAAARSYVVDGGFTAEMAPRIAIRSESPRQDSRDDNLHYLNKEMRPLLERMGFSCQVIENPVERRLPAMYAERIEDPGRPTILIYGHGDVLWGMAGDWKDGRDPWILDEAEGRIYGRGTADNKGQHSINLAALRIVLEKRGHLGFNTKVLIEMGEETGSLGLAELAKEHRDLLRSDCLIASDGPRLAAGAPTLFLGGRGSVGFRLTCKIREGAYHSGNWGGLLVNPGIRLAHAIATITDPTGRIAIPEWTPDRMPPEVRAALKKIALETGPEDPEIDDNWGEPGLAGAEQVYGWCNFEVLAFICGRPDAPVNAVPGTANAICQLRYVVGVDPAKVLPALRAHLDARGFSDVTIEEIKEDFYLATRTNLDNGWVQFALSSMETTLGREASLLPNFGGSLPNEVFAEIIGMATLWIPHSYPSCSQHAPNEHMLVSVVEEGMQIMTGLFWDLGEVAIRDRQPVASTTA, via the coding sequence ATGTCTAGCGTTGCCCACCCGACCATGAGGGAAGATGCGATCGCCGCCGCGCGAAGCTACGTCGTTGACGGCGGCTTCACGGCCGAGATGGCCCCTCGCATTGCAATCCGCAGCGAAAGCCCGCGCCAGGATAGCCGCGACGACAACCTTCACTACTTGAACAAGGAAATGCGTCCGCTCCTGGAGCGGATGGGTTTTTCATGCCAGGTCATCGAGAACCCTGTCGAGCGGCGTCTACCGGCTATGTATGCCGAGCGAATCGAGGATCCGGGTCGTCCTACCATTCTGATCTACGGGCACGGCGACGTCCTGTGGGGCATGGCTGGCGATTGGAAAGACGGTCGCGACCCCTGGATACTGGATGAAGCCGAAGGTCGCATCTATGGCCGGGGCACTGCGGACAACAAGGGGCAGCACTCAATCAACCTAGCTGCCTTGCGCATCGTCTTGGAAAAACGCGGCCATCTGGGATTCAACACCAAGGTGCTCATCGAGATGGGCGAGGAGACCGGCTCGCTCGGGCTAGCCGAACTCGCAAAAGAGCATCGCGATCTGCTTAGGTCGGACTGTCTCATCGCTTCCGATGGCCCCCGTTTGGCAGCAGGTGCTCCAACTTTGTTTCTCGGCGGTCGCGGCAGCGTCGGCTTCCGTCTCACCTGCAAGATCCGCGAAGGAGCATACCACTCCGGGAACTGGGGTGGCCTGCTCGTCAATCCCGGCATCAGGCTTGCCCATGCGATTGCCACTATTACCGATCCAACCGGCCGCATCGCGATTCCGGAATGGACTCCGGATCGCATGCCGCCCGAGGTCCGCGCAGCCCTGAAAAAGATTGCCCTCGAAACAGGCCCCGAGGACCCGGAGATCGACGACAACTGGGGTGAGCCGGGATTGGCGGGCGCGGAACAGGTCTACGGCTGGTGCAATTTCGAGGTCCTGGCCTTCATTTGTGGCCGGCCTGACGCGCCGGTCAATGCCGTGCCGGGTACCGCTAACGCGATCTGCCAGCTGCGCTATGTCGTTGGCGTCGATCCGGCGAAAGTTCTTCCCGCCCTGCGCGCCCATTTGGACGCGCGAGGTTTCTCCGACGTGACGATCGAGGAAATCAAGGAAGACTTTTACCTTGCGACCCGGACCAACCTCGACAACGGTTGGGTTCAGTTCGCTCTCTCGTCGATGGAGACGACGCTCGGTCGCGAAGCATCTTTGTTGCCAAACTTTGGCGGGTCGCTGCCGAACGAAGTCTTTGCCGAGATCATCGGCATGGCGACCCTCTGGATTCCGCACTCCTATCCGTCCTGCTCCCAGCATGCACCGAACGAGCACATGCTCGTCTCCGTGGTGGAAGAAGGAATGCAGATCATGACGGGCTTGTTCTGGGATCTCGGAGAGGTAGCGATCCGGGATAGGCAACCAGTCGCATCGACGACTGCCTGA
- a CDS encoding amino acid ABC transporter substrate-binding protein — MTIVPRSAQAQTGQSAPPSDKVDTLGAIKARGYFICGVAGDRPGFSFPDSKGVMQGLDADICRSVAAAIFGDPEKIRFTSLTSLTRFPALQSGEVDMLARFTTWTLTREASLGLDVASVYFYDGQGFMVKKSLGVKSALELDGATVCVTQGSTSEANMVDFFRAHNLSLKPIVIEKIEQVRDALANNRCDAYTNDSTLLGSLKFAMGPAGDEYILLPDIISKEPLGTFVRKGDQRFFDIVRWTYIAMLTAEESGITKTNIDTFRKTRDPQNQRFVGETGDLGAALGLDAQWAVNVVKAVGNTAELWDRTIASLGIQRGVNRLAKDGGLQYAPPMR; from the coding sequence ATGACCATCGTCCCGCGAAGCGCCCAAGCCCAGACCGGTCAGAGTGCTCCTCCTTCAGACAAGGTCGACACGCTCGGAGCCATCAAGGCACGGGGGTACTTCATCTGCGGAGTGGCAGGCGATCGGCCGGGATTCAGCTTCCCGGACAGCAAAGGCGTGATGCAAGGCCTGGATGCGGACATATGCCGCTCGGTCGCAGCCGCGATCTTCGGCGACCCGGAGAAGATTCGCTTCACCTCCCTCACCAGCTTGACGCGCTTCCCTGCACTCCAATCCGGCGAAGTCGACATGCTGGCCCGCTTCACCACGTGGACTCTCACTCGCGAAGCCAGCCTCGGTCTAGACGTCGCCTCGGTCTATTTCTATGACGGCCAGGGGTTCATGGTGAAGAAAAGCCTGGGCGTAAAGAGCGCGCTGGAGCTCGATGGCGCCACCGTCTGCGTGACGCAGGGCTCGACAAGCGAGGCCAACATGGTCGACTTCTTCCGCGCCCACAATCTCTCACTGAAGCCAATCGTCATCGAAAAGATCGAACAGGTCCGCGATGCGTTGGCAAACAACCGATGTGACGCCTATACGAACGATTCCACGCTCCTCGGCTCCCTGAAATTTGCGATGGGTCCAGCCGGCGACGAATACATTCTTCTTCCCGACATCATATCAAAGGAACCGCTCGGAACCTTCGTCCGCAAGGGCGACCAACGGTTCTTTGACATCGTTCGCTGGACTTACATTGCCATGCTGACCGCCGAGGAAAGCGGCATCACCAAAACCAATATCGACACCTTCCGGAAGACACGAGACCCACAGAATCAGCGTTTCGTGGGCGAGACCGGCGATCTAGGTGCCGCTCTTGGGCTGGATGCGCAATGGGCCGTCAATGTGGTCAAGGCCGTCGGCAATACCGCTGAGCTCTGGGACCGCACCATCGCAAGCCTGGGCATTCAGCGCGGCGTAAACCGCCTCGCGAAGGATGGTGGCCTTCAATACGCTCCCCCGATGCGGTGA
- a CDS encoding amino acid ABC transporter permease, whose product MTALNNDIQAHNRRAIMLGSFVSNVAVRRIVWQALAAVALFGSVFWLAGNLHHNLAARNIASGFGFLTREAGLPIAEHLIAYTPADSYFRALLVGTLNTLSVAFWSIILATILGTAIGVARTSKNWLLAKLSSIYVDLFRDVPLLLQLFLWYTILQKLPPVRQALNPVAGVFLSNRGLSFPVLDWQTAHGWTLLAFVLGLLATTLYAKRASRKQLEEGRAKSFWPVAITLLVIIPLVVGFSLGASTNLDMPQPKGFNIRGGVTVSPEFFALLVGLVIYNAAFIAEIVRSGLESVGRGQHEAARALGLHPQNILTWIVFPQALRVIVPPLTSQYLNVTKGSSLAVAIGYQDIVSVATTSMNQTGQSIELVGVIMGVYLTISLSISLLMNIYNARVALVER is encoded by the coding sequence ATGACGGCACTCAACAACGACATACAAGCGCACAATCGTCGGGCAATAATGCTGGGCTCGTTTGTTTCAAACGTCGCCGTGCGTAGAATCGTTTGGCAAGCGCTCGCAGCGGTTGCCCTGTTTGGAAGCGTCTTCTGGCTCGCCGGCAATCTCCACCACAATCTTGCAGCGCGCAACATCGCATCGGGTTTCGGCTTCCTTACTCGCGAAGCGGGTTTGCCTATTGCCGAACACTTGATCGCTTACACGCCGGCAGACAGCTATTTCCGCGCGCTTCTCGTAGGGACTCTGAATACGCTATCGGTTGCGTTCTGGAGCATCATTCTTGCGACCATTCTCGGCACCGCAATCGGCGTCGCGCGCACTTCGAAGAACTGGCTGCTCGCCAAGCTTTCTTCCATTTACGTCGATCTGTTCCGGGACGTCCCGCTCCTGCTCCAGCTCTTTCTTTGGTACACCATCCTTCAGAAACTTCCGCCCGTGCGGCAAGCTCTAAATCCCGTCGCCGGCGTTTTTCTATCGAATCGTGGATTGAGCTTCCCCGTTCTCGATTGGCAAACCGCGCATGGTTGGACGCTGCTCGCCTTTGTGCTCGGCCTACTGGCGACGACGCTGTACGCGAAGCGAGCGTCGCGCAAGCAACTGGAGGAAGGACGCGCAAAATCGTTCTGGCCGGTAGCCATCACCCTTTTGGTCATCATCCCGCTCGTCGTCGGGTTCTCGCTCGGCGCATCGACTAACCTTGATATGCCTCAGCCAAAGGGTTTCAACATTCGCGGCGGCGTCACCGTTTCTCCGGAATTCTTCGCGCTTCTCGTAGGTCTAGTCATCTACAATGCTGCGTTCATCGCCGAAATCGTCCGATCGGGGCTCGAATCGGTGGGCCGAGGGCAGCACGAAGCGGCTCGCGCCCTCGGGCTCCATCCGCAAAACATTCTGACTTGGATCGTATTTCCGCAGGCCCTGCGCGTCATTGTTCCTCCGTTGACGAGCCAGTATCTGAATGTGACCAAAGGCTCCTCGCTCGCCGTCGCGATCGGCTACCAGGACATTGTGTCCGTCGCGACCACCTCGATGAATCAAACGGGTCAGTCCATCGAGCTCGTGGGCGTCATCATGGGCGTCTATTTAACGATCAGTCTTTCTATCAGTCTTCTGATGAACATCTACAACGCCCGCGTGGCGCTGGTGGAGCGCTGA
- a CDS encoding amino acid ABC transporter permease: MTALVEHIVNPTPVEARERPELIGGGFFAWAREKLFYSWLSSLTTLVLLAVITKAGISLFHWAFLDAVWSVPAGPQGPITDSCRAIGRGACWAVIREKYRFILFGIYPFEQQWRPAIVIALFVGLFVVSAMKRFWRIELAALWVLTLLLIGLLMWGGVFGLTFVSQASWGGLPLTLIIATIGVALAFPLSVFVALGRRSDLPFIKWLCVAYVEVIRGVPLITLLFMASVMFPLLMPEGVNLDKLLRAQIAIILFFAAYLAEVVRGGLQALPKGQYEAAYVLGLSYWQTSRRIVLPQALRTVIPPLVNNFIGFLKDTSLVLIIGLYDLLHSAQVAVAEPAWQGFGVETYIVAGLIYFVFCFAMSRYSQWLEFGLNMHRHR; the protein is encoded by the coding sequence ATGACCGCTTTGGTTGAACACATCGTCAATCCGACACCCGTTGAAGCGCGCGAACGCCCGGAATTGATCGGTGGCGGCTTCTTCGCTTGGGCGCGGGAGAAACTCTTCTACTCTTGGCTTTCCTCGCTCACGACATTGGTCTTGCTGGCGGTCATAACGAAGGCCGGAATCTCGCTGTTTCATTGGGCTTTTTTGGACGCCGTGTGGAGTGTTCCAGCCGGCCCACAGGGCCCCATAACCGATAGCTGTAGAGCGATAGGAAGGGGAGCTTGCTGGGCAGTCATCAGGGAGAAGTACCGCTTCATCCTGTTCGGCATATATCCCTTCGAGCAGCAATGGCGACCGGCGATCGTCATCGCCCTTTTCGTCGGATTGTTCGTCGTGTCTGCGATGAAGCGGTTCTGGCGCATCGAATTGGCAGCACTGTGGGTGCTTACGCTCCTCCTGATCGGACTGCTCATGTGGGGCGGCGTATTCGGACTCACATTCGTTTCCCAGGCAAGCTGGGGCGGCCTGCCACTTACGCTTATCATTGCGACTATCGGGGTCGCGCTCGCGTTTCCGTTGTCAGTCTTCGTAGCCCTTGGCCGACGCTCGGACCTTCCATTCATCAAATGGCTCTGCGTGGCCTATGTCGAAGTTATTCGCGGCGTCCCTCTGATCACCCTCCTTTTCATGGCGAGTGTCATGTTTCCGCTGCTGATGCCCGAAGGTGTCAATCTTGACAAACTTCTTCGGGCACAGATCGCTATTATCCTGTTCTTCGCTGCGTATCTCGCGGAGGTCGTGCGTGGCGGCCTGCAAGCGCTTCCAAAGGGGCAGTATGAGGCCGCCTACGTCTTGGGGCTTTCCTATTGGCAGACTTCGAGACGGATTGTACTTCCTCAGGCCCTGCGAACGGTCATTCCACCGCTTGTCAACAACTTCATCGGCTTCCTCAAGGACACCTCTCTGGTCCTGATCATCGGTCTATACGACCTCCTGCATTCGGCACAGGTCGCCGTCGCCGAGCCAGCCTGGCAGGGATTCGGAGTGGAGACCTACATCGTCGCCGGCCTGATCTACTTCGTCTTCTGCTTCGCGATGTCGAGATACAGCCAATGGCTGGAATTCGGCCTCAACATGCATAGACACCGTTAA
- a CDS encoding amino acid ABC transporter ATP-binding protein: MHVLRDVDLDVAAGERVVVCGPSGSGKSTLIRCINNLEEHQQGKIFVDGIQVDHNIAHLDAIRREVGMVFQSFNLFPHLTVLENCTLAPMLVRGVARADAEAQARAYLERVRIPDQANKFPGQLSGGQQQRVAIARALCMKPKIMLFDEPTSALDPEMVKEVLDTMVSLARDGMTMICVTHEMGFAREVADRVVFMDHGQIVESGSPQAVFGQPKTDRLKLFLGQVLRQH; the protein is encoded by the coding sequence ATGCACGTACTTCGCGACGTCGACCTGGACGTTGCAGCCGGCGAACGGGTCGTGGTCTGCGGGCCTTCAGGCTCGGGCAAGTCCACGCTTATTCGCTGCATCAACAATCTTGAGGAACATCAGCAGGGCAAGATCTTTGTGGACGGCATACAGGTCGACCACAACATCGCCCATCTGGATGCCATTCGCCGGGAAGTCGGAATGGTATTCCAAAGTTTCAATTTGTTCCCGCATCTGACGGTGCTCGAAAACTGTACGCTCGCACCAATGCTTGTGCGCGGCGTCGCTCGCGCAGACGCCGAAGCTCAGGCGAGAGCCTACCTGGAGCGTGTCCGTATTCCTGATCAAGCCAACAAGTTCCCCGGCCAGCTTTCGGGCGGACAGCAGCAGCGCGTTGCCATCGCCCGCGCCCTATGCATGAAGCCTAAGATCATGCTGTTCGACGAACCAACGTCGGCTCTCGATCCGGAGATGGTCAAAGAGGTGCTCGATACGATGGTTTCGCTCGCGAGGGATGGCATGACGATGATTTGCGTCACCCATGAGATGGGATTTGCCCGCGAAGTAGCCGATCGCGTCGTGTTCATGGACCACGGCCAAATCGTCGAATCCGGAAGTCCGCAGGCGGTGTTTGGCCAACCAAAGACCGATCGGCTCAAGCTATTCTTAGGTCAAGTTCTTAGACAGCACTGA
- a CDS encoding amino acid ABC transporter substrate-binding protein encodes MLRRALRTTICAAALAIAPLVTQAQAQNSPAAAGTVDTLGAIKARGYLICGISGDKPGFSFPDSKGVMQGLDVDLCRSVAAAIFGDPAKARLTSLTSLTRFPALQSGEVDLVARYTTWTLTREASLGLEVAVVYFYDGQGFLVKKSTGAKSALDLNGASVCVEPGSTGEVNLVDYFRANKLELKPVVIEKLEQIRDALMSDRCDAYTNDSAQLGSFKATLGPAGDNYVVLPEIISKEPLGIFVRKGDQRFFDIVRWTHVALLTAEEFGITQSNIETFRKSADPQIQRFMGETNNLGAALGLDTQWAVNAVKAVGNFAEIWNRNIVPLGIPRGINRLVKDGGAHYAPPMR; translated from the coding sequence GTGTTGCGCCGAGCCTTGCGTACGACGATCTGCGCAGCAGCGTTAGCGATCGCGCCGTTGGTCACTCAAGCTCAGGCACAGAACTCACCCGCAGCAGCCGGTACGGTAGACACGCTCGGTGCCATCAAAGCCCGCGGATATCTGATCTGTGGCATCTCGGGGGACAAACCCGGCTTTAGTTTCCCCGACAGCAAGGGCGTCATGCAGGGGCTCGATGTTGACCTCTGCCGTTCCGTCGCAGCCGCAATCTTCGGCGATCCCGCGAAGGCGCGCCTCACTTCTTTGACTAGTCTTACGCGCTTTCCCGCACTGCAGTCTGGCGAAGTCGACCTCGTTGCGCGATATACGACCTGGACTCTCACCCGTGAGGCCAGTCTTGGTCTGGAGGTCGCTGTAGTTTACTTCTATGATGGCCAAGGTTTTCTCGTAAAGAAAAGCACTGGTGCAAAAAGTGCGCTGGATCTCAACGGCGCATCCGTCTGTGTGGAGCCTGGTTCGACCGGCGAGGTGAATCTCGTCGACTATTTTCGAGCCAATAAGCTTGAACTAAAACCTGTTGTCATTGAGAAGCTAGAACAGATCCGCGACGCGCTGATGAGCGACCGCTGCGACGCCTACACGAATGACAGTGCGCAACTGGGTTCGTTCAAGGCGACGCTGGGTCCCGCAGGCGACAACTATGTCGTGCTACCCGAAATCATATCGAAAGAGCCTCTCGGAATTTTCGTCCGCAAAGGTGACCAACGCTTTTTCGACATCGTCCGCTGGACGCATGTCGCGCTGCTCACCGCCGAGGAGTTCGGGATCACCCAATCAAATATAGAAACGTTCCGTAAGAGCGCTGATCCCCAAATTCAACGTTTCATGGGCGAGACGAACAATCTCGGCGCGGCTTTGGGCCTGGACACCCAGTGGGCTGTGAACGCAGTTAAGGCGGTCGGCAACTTCGCCGAGATCTGGAATCGCAATATTGTACCGCTGGGCATTCCCCGCGGCATCAACCGCCTCGTGAAGGATGGCGGCGCGCACTACGCCCCGCCGATGCGTTGA
- a CDS encoding M20 aminoacylase family protein produces MIDFATLDREMTEWRRDLHRHPEFGFEERRTAAFVAAKLREFGLDDVAEGVGGTGVVGTLRRGTGNRCIALRADMDALRISEQGEIGHRSLNPGVMHACGHDGHTAMLLGAAKLLSEEGGFDGTVRFVFQPAEEWGRGALAMLDNGLMERFPFEEIYGLHNMPGLAVGHVQTRVGPIMSAEDNFEIVLKGIGGHAARPHHGKETLVAACATVMNIQSIVSRRLSPTDIGVVSVTELITDGTRNALPGLARILGDARSFCPEVSAEIEAQMRVIAEGTARTYNLAVEVTYTREFVPLLNDPALVEEAFAAAHTVAPPENVATAREPMTGSEDFARFLAHVPGCFLFVGNGTNSAPLHNPSYDFNDEGLLTGTKLHVAITRRRLPAA; encoded by the coding sequence ATGATCGACTTTGCGACGCTGGACCGTGAGATGACTGAATGGAGACGCGATCTCCATCGGCATCCAGAATTCGGGTTCGAGGAGCGCCGCACTGCAGCCTTCGTGGCAGCAAAGCTCCGCGAATTTGGTTTAGACGACGTTGCCGAGGGGGTTGGCGGTACGGGAGTGGTTGGGACGCTGAGGCGCGGAACAGGCAATCGCTGCATCGCGCTGCGCGCCGACATGGACGCACTACGCATCTCTGAGCAAGGAGAGATTGGCCATCGGTCACTCAATCCCGGTGTTATGCATGCGTGCGGGCACGATGGTCATACCGCGATGCTTCTTGGGGCCGCCAAGCTTCTATCCGAAGAAGGAGGGTTCGATGGCACAGTGCGTTTTGTCTTCCAACCCGCCGAGGAATGGGGCCGAGGGGCACTCGCGATGCTCGACAACGGTTTGATGGAACGGTTTCCGTTTGAGGAAATTTATGGCCTCCATAACATGCCAGGTCTTGCGGTCGGGCACGTGCAAACCCGTGTTGGGCCTATTATGTCGGCAGAGGACAACTTCGAAATTGTGCTGAAGGGCATCGGCGGCCACGCCGCCCGTCCTCATCATGGCAAGGAGACCCTTGTGGCCGCCTGCGCAACCGTCATGAATATTCAGTCGATAGTGTCCCGGCGGTTGAGCCCGACCGATATCGGTGTCGTCTCGGTGACCGAGCTCATTACCGACGGTACCCGGAACGCACTACCAGGACTGGCACGGATCCTGGGCGATGCACGCAGCTTCTGCCCCGAAGTCAGCGCGGAGATCGAGGCCCAGATGCGTGTTATTGCTGAAGGAACCGCCCGCACCTACAATCTTGCCGTCGAGGTTACATATACGCGCGAGTTTGTGCCGCTCCTGAATGACCCTGCCCTCGTCGAGGAGGCGTTTGCGGCCGCACACACCGTCGCTCCGCCGGAGAATGTCGCGACCGCACGTGAACCTATGACTGGATCGGAAGACTTCGCACGGTTTCTGGCGCACGTGCCGGGCTGCTTTCTATTCGTAGGCAATGGTACGAACTCTGCTCCCTTGCACAACCCAAGCTACGACTTCAACGACGAGGGGCTTCTCACCGGCACCAAGCTCCATGTCGCAATCACGCGGCGTCGACTACCGGCGGCATAA
- a CDS encoding Zn-dependent hydrolase, translated as MILAIDAARLIERIKELGATGRDETGRLCRVAATDADREGRDLLCGWLKQADLRIEIDRIGNIYGVWEPEGSSGGPVVMGSHIDTVIDAGIYDGCFGVLAGLAVIEAMQQANLRPVRPLAVVAYTNEEGVRYAPDMMGSLVAAGGLATDDALAVVGTDGTTLGAELARIGYAGSREPGFLRPHAYVELHIEQGPVLEAEGLPIGAVENLQGISWQRVTIGGTANHAGTTPMVMRRDAGVAAGRVIAFLDDLARRTQNAVATVGTIRFEPNAINVIPSAAVFTVDLRNPDEDRLRSQEAALQRFLDDLRDEGYEVTTERLARFEPVTFAPEIVAAVEQSAAERQLSCRRMTSGAGHDAQMIARVAPAAMIFVPSRGGISHNPAEFTADSELIAGANVLLDVARKLSQ; from the coding sequence ATGATTCTTGCGATTGACGCAGCTCGCCTGATCGAGCGTATCAAAGAACTTGGGGCAACCGGCCGCGACGAAACCGGACGCCTTTGCCGTGTCGCGGCTACCGACGCCGATCGCGAGGGGCGAGACCTTCTTTGTGGTTGGCTGAAGCAAGCGGACTTGCGCATCGAAATCGATCGCATCGGCAACATCTATGGCGTCTGGGAGCCGGAAGGCTCTTCAGGCGGGCCGGTAGTGATGGGATCCCATATAGACACCGTAATTGATGCCGGCATCTACGATGGCTGCTTTGGTGTTCTGGCCGGTTTGGCGGTAATCGAAGCAATGCAGCAAGCGAACCTGCGACCGGTTCGGCCTCTTGCCGTCGTCGCCTACACCAATGAAGAGGGTGTGCGCTACGCTCCTGACATGATGGGCAGTCTCGTCGCAGCGGGAGGATTGGCTACCGACGACGCTCTTGCAGTCGTCGGGACCGACGGAACGACGCTTGGGGCTGAGCTTGCTCGTATCGGCTATGCGGGGTCCCGAGAGCCGGGATTCCTGCGCCCCCACGCTTACGTCGAACTCCACATAGAACAAGGTCCTGTTTTGGAAGCCGAAGGCCTGCCTATCGGTGCGGTCGAAAACCTCCAGGGCATTTCGTGGCAAAGAGTAACAATAGGCGGCACAGCAAACCATGCAGGAACGACGCCGATGGTGATGCGTCGCGATGCCGGTGTCGCAGCGGGACGAGTTATCGCCTTCCTTGATGACCTCGCGCGAAGAACGCAGAACGCAGTGGCGACTGTCGGCACCATCCGGTTCGAACCGAATGCGATCAACGTGATTCCGTCAGCCGCGGTCTTCACTGTCGACTTGAGGAATCCGGACGAGGATCGGCTGAGATCTCAGGAGGCTGCTCTCCAGCGCTTCTTAGATGACCTTCGCGATGAAGGTTATGAGGTAACGACCGAGCGTTTGGCTCGCTTCGAACCCGTGACGTTCGCGCCCGAAATCGTGGCTGCCGTTGAGCAGTCCGCGGCCGAGCGGCAATTATCTTGCCGACGAATGACGTCAGGCGCGGGTCACGACGCGCAAATGATTGCACGCGTTGCGCCGGCGGCAATGATATTCGTGCCCTCGAGGGGTGGGATCAGTCACAACCCAGCAGAGTTCACCGCCGACAGTGAGCTGATCGCGGGCGCAAACGTCCTTCTCGATGTCGCGAGGAAGCTGAGCCAATGA
- a CDS encoding malonyl-CoA decarboxylase codes for MLNDTRSGRITTPEFLQGLIDTLTQRGRAVLGMKQERGHDEDRDLEFLGEALLSRRGEASGVAIAQSLLAAFERADEPQRLKFLASLADRFGPDRRAIELAIADYQRKEGGDGTRLEALHAAAEPRRQELVRRLNLSPGGTASLVRMRAVLLSLLAKHPELQPVDDDFVHLFSSWFNRGFLVLRPIDWNTSASILEKIIRYEAVHAIQDWDDLRNRLEPPDRRCYAFFHPQLVDEPLIFVEVALTREIPGAIRPLLDKSRQAIEAHEATTAVFYSISNTQKGLGGVSFGNFLIKQVVQDLARELPNLKTFVTLSPVPGFAGWVRRELKNEASSAIDDDTRRVLDGLEGGGDIAPAKDAISALAAYYFLKAKLPSGKPVDPVARFHLGNGARLERLNFSGDPSAKGIKQSYGMMVNYLYDLDHIEANHEAFAEHGTVVASDKVKKALRAKLSSRDLVPAAPTTPQRKKPS; via the coding sequence GTGCTGAACGACACCCGATCTGGACGCATTACAACGCCCGAATTCCTACAGGGACTGATCGACACGCTGACGCAGCGCGGCCGCGCGGTGCTGGGCATGAAACAGGAGCGCGGGCACGATGAGGATCGCGACCTCGAATTTTTGGGCGAGGCGCTGCTCTCCCGGCGCGGCGAAGCCTCGGGGGTGGCGATCGCACAATCGCTGCTGGCGGCCTTCGAGCGGGCCGACGAGCCGCAGCGGCTCAAATTCCTGGCCTCGCTCGCCGACCGGTTCGGACCTGACCGTCGCGCGATCGAACTTGCGATTGCCGACTATCAGCGCAAGGAAGGCGGCGACGGAACCAGACTGGAAGCGCTACATGCGGCGGCCGAGCCGCGCCGGCAGGAACTGGTCCGGCGCCTCAACCTGTCGCCGGGGGGAACGGCCTCGCTGGTGCGCATGCGCGCCGTGCTGCTCTCCCTATTGGCCAAACACCCCGAGTTGCAGCCGGTCGACGACGATTTCGTTCATCTGTTCTCATCGTGGTTCAACCGGGGATTTCTCGTGCTGCGGCCGATCGACTGGAATACGTCGGCGAGCATTTTGGAGAAGATCATCCGCTATGAGGCGGTCCATGCCATCCAGGACTGGGACGATCTGCGCAACCGCCTCGAGCCGCCGGACCGCCGCTGCTACGCCTTCTTCCACCCCCAGCTCGTCGACGAACCGCTGATCTTCGTCGAGGTGGCGCTGACCAGGGAGATTCCCGGCGCAATCCGACCGCTGCTCGACAAATCGCGTCAGGCGATCGAGGCGCATGAGGCAACGACGGCCGTGTTCTACTCGATCTCCAACACGCAGAAGGGACTCGGCGGCGTCTCGTTCGGAAACTTCCTGATCAAGCAAGTGGTGCAGGACCTCGCCCGCGAACTGCCGAACCTGAAAACCTTCGTCACGCTGTCACCGGTGCCAGGCTTTGCCGGCTGGGTGCGACGAGAACTCAAGAACGAGGCTTCCAGTGCCATCGATGACGATACCCGACGCGTGCTGGATGGACTCGAAGGTGGCGGCGATATCGCACCGGCAAAGGACGCCATCAGCGCGCTCGCCGCTTACTATTTCCTGAAGGCAAAACTTCCTTCCGGAAAGCCGGTCGATCCCGTCGCGCGCTTTCATCTCGGCAACGGCGCTCGCCTCGAGCGGCTGAATTTCTCGGGCGATCCTTCCGCCAAGGGCATCAAGCAATCCTACGGCATGATGGTCAATTACCTCTACGACCTCGACCACATCGAAGCCAACCACGAAGCGTTTGCCGAGCACGGAACCGTCGTCGCCTCTGACAAGGTGAAGAAAGCGCTGCGCGCAAAATTGTCGTCCCGCGACCTCGTTCCGGCCGCCCCAACCACCCCTCAACGGAAGAAGCCGTCATGA